A genomic window from Gemmatimonas sp. includes:
- the dapF gene encoding diaminopimelate epimerase, whose amino-acid sequence MTGSGNDFVFFDGRDVSLERVTSPEMIQSICNRNNGIGADGIVVLEPAHPDADVRIHYFNSDGTPADLCGNATLCSTAMSAMLGLAADSGMTLTTPAGLIASRLDEGLPEIDLQPVSAVRPTMPIDLVEGEVRIGFAVAGIPHLVILCADADRVDVEGRGPMLRRHAASGPAGANVNWVSPLAGGHWRYRTFERGVEGETLACGTGAVATAVLLAVWGLATASTITIRTSSGRDLEVRLAATESGFGPTLRGEGRVVFRGVIESI is encoded by the coding sequence ATGACGGGATCCGGCAACGATTTCGTGTTCTTTGACGGCCGTGATGTGTCGCTCGAACGTGTGACATCACCTGAGATGATCCAGTCTATCTGCAATAGGAACAATGGTATCGGCGCGGACGGAATTGTCGTGCTCGAGCCGGCGCATCCAGATGCGGACGTGCGGATTCATTACTTCAACAGTGACGGAACCCCAGCCGATCTCTGCGGCAACGCGACGCTCTGTTCTACGGCCATGTCCGCGATGCTGGGTCTTGCGGCGGACTCGGGGATGACGCTCACCACGCCGGCCGGCCTCATTGCCAGCCGTCTTGACGAGGGCTTGCCCGAGATCGACCTCCAGCCGGTCAGCGCGGTCCGACCGACCATGCCGATCGACCTGGTCGAGGGCGAAGTGCGCATCGGCTTCGCCGTCGCCGGAATTCCGCACCTCGTGATTCTGTGCGCGGACGCCGATCGGGTGGATGTGGAAGGGCGCGGGCCGATGTTGCGGCGACACGCCGCGTCTGGGCCCGCTGGGGCCAATGTGAATTGGGTATCGCCGTTAGCCGGCGGCCACTGGCGGTACCGAACGTTCGAACGGGGCGTCGAAGGCGAAACCTTGGCCTGTGGCACGGGCGCCGTCGCGACGGCCGTGTTGCTGGCGGTCTGGGGCCTTGCGACGGCCTCGACCATCACGATTCGCACCAGCTCCGGTCGCGACCTTGAGGTGCGTCTGGCGGCCACGGAGTCGGGGTTTGGGCCGACGCTTCGTGGCGAAGGCCGCGTAGTCTTCCGCGGCGTGATCGAGTCGATCTGA